ACAGTCGGCATGGCTTCACAAATAGAAGTTTCCGAGGAATTAAAACCGTTTTATCTAGAAAATCAGAAAAATAGCATTGCTGCCGAAGAAGGGATCGAGGCATTTAAACGCATTCTTAATTATCGTTTACCCCAAGTTGTCGTTACGGGAAGGGATTTAGAAACTGCGATCGCCCAACACCATTCGGCTAAAGCAATGGAAACCCAAGCAGAGGTTACTACGCAACAATTATATCCTCGTCCACAGTTGAGTAATACCTACGTTAGTCCTCGTAATTCCAGCGAAGAAATTTTGGTAGAACTTTGGCAACAACTTCTCGGTATCGATCGAGTAGGCATTTACGATAATTTCTTTGAATTGGGTGGTGATTCTATTCTGAGTTTCCAAGTAGCATTAAAAGCCAAAGAAAAAGGCTTACAGCTAAAACCCAATCAGTTATTTGAACATCCCGCGATCGCAGATTTAGCAAAGGTAGTTGGTATTGAGAAGACGGAGGAAAACCCAATAGATACGGCTGAATCTTCCCAACAATACACGGCTAATTTATCTCAAACCGAACTAAACAAGCTTCTAACCAAGATTGGTAACAAACAAAGTAGGTTGGGTTGAGGTTATCATTTTGCCCCCCTAGCCCCCCAACATTGGGGGGAACAAATTTTTTAAAGTCCCCCACTCGCGCATTCCCTTGCGCCTGTCGTCGGCGCGGGGTCGCTCGTCTTGGGGGATTTAGGGGGCGATATACAAGCAAACGAGACAAACACTAATGAAAACCGAAAATATTCAAGACATTTACGAACTATCGCCGATCCAGCAAGGAATTTTATTTCACTGTATTTATGCACCAGAATCGGGTTTTTACTTCGTTCAAAAAATATTTACTTTACGGGGTAAACTTAACTTTGACGCATTCGATCGCGCTTGGCAAGAAGTAGTAGCGCGTCATACCAGTTTGCGGACGGGTTTTTATTGGGAGGACATCAATAAACCCCTACAGGTGGTGTACCAACGAGTACAAGTACCAATTGGGCAAGAAGATTGGCGAGGATTAACTGTAGAAGAACAAGAACGGAAATTTGAGTCTTTTTTGCAGCGCGATCGCGATTTGGGGTTCGATCTGGCTCAAGAATGTTTGATGCGAATAACTTTATTCCGTTTGGATGAAGATACTTATAAGTTTGTCTGGACTTCCCATTTTATTAATATGGATGGTTGGTCGGTAGCTTTGGTATTAAGTGAATTCGTGCAGTTATACGAGGCATTTTGCCAGCAACGCGAGGCATCTTTAACCTCTGGTAGTGCGTTTAAAAACTATATTACCTGGTTGCAGAAACAAGATTTTGAGGAAGCGGAAAGCTTTTGGCGCGAGAGGCTTAGGGGTTTAAAAGCACCAACACCCCTGAGTAATTTGTATACCAAGCAAAGTTCTAATAAAGAACAAAAATACGACCAGCAAAGACGCTTGTTATCCGAGACGACAACCACAGCATTAAAATCTCTAACGCGTCGGCATCAGTTAACTTTAAATACTCTCATGCAAGCAACTTGGGCTTTACTTCTAAGTCGCTATACGGGAGAAAAGAAAGTCGTCTATGGCTATACTACCGCAGGTCGTCCCGTAGAATTAAGCGACGTAGAATTGATGGTGGGAATGACCATCAATAGTTTACCTGTCTGGGTAGAAGTAGACGAACGGCAAAAATTACTAACCTGGAGTCAGCAGTTACAAAAGCAGTTAGTAGAAATGCGCCAGTACGAATACAGTCCTTTGGTAGATATTCAAGGCTGGACAGAATTACCGCGAGATGTGCCTTTGTTTGAAAGTTTGGTGGTGTTTGAAAAAGTACCGATGCTGTCAACGTTTCAGGTAAGTCAGGGGGAATTAGAGATTGAAATGACCGATATTTTATACAAAACTAATTATCCTCTCAACATCGTAATTTATCCTTTTGCTCAATTAACTATAGAAATTTCTTACGACTGTAGCCGTTTTGATGCTGTTACTATTGAAGGCATTCTTCAGCATTTAGAAATATTGCTACAGGGTATAGTCAATAATCCCCAAGCACGTCTTCAGGACTTATCTTTACTAACGCCATCCGAACGAGAATTTACTCGAATTTTAGAACGAGAAGCAACCTTTAATTTTGATGTTGTACCTCTGTAGGTGCGATTCGCGAATCACCTCTACTTATCTTTACTTTTTATACCAAAAAACGCCATGAATGTCTTTGAACAATGGGAATCAAATGTTAGAAGTTACTGTCGTAGTTTTCCTGCTACATTTCATCGAGCAAAAAGTTCGATAATTTACTCTAATGATGGAAGAGAATACATCGATTTTTTAGCAGGTGCGGGTGCTTTAAATTACGGACATAACAATGAGAAAATCAAACAAGAAGTTATGTCCTATCTCAACTCCGATACTATTATTCACGGTTTAGATTTACATACTTCGGCTAAAGAAAAATTTCTAACTAAGCTTTCCGAAACGATTTTAAAGCCAAAAAATTTAGATTACCGAGTTCAATTTTGTGGTCCTACGGGAACAAATGCGGTAGAAGCAGCTTTAAAGTTAGCTAGAAAAATTAAGCAAAGAACGGGCATATTTTCCTTTATGGGAGCATTTCACGGTATGACTTCTGGTAGTTTAGCCGTTACGGGAAACACCACTATTAAAGAAGGGATTTGGGGTACATCAAATAACGTTACTTTTATGCCCTATCCGTACGGATTTATGGCGACTTTCGACACTATTGACTACATAGATTCGGTACTCAATGATGTTAATTCGGGGATCGAAAAACCAGCAGCAATTATTTTTGAAACGGTTCAAGCAGAAGGAGGAATTATTGTTGCTTCTGTAGAGTGGTTGCAGAGACTGAGAGAATTATGCGATCGCCACGACATTCTCTTAATTTGTGACGATATTCAAGTTGGTTGTGGGCGTACTGGTTCTTTCTTTTCTTTCGAGCGAGCTAATATTGTTCCCGATTTGGTAGTGCTATCAAAATCAATTAGTGGCTATGGTTTTCCCATGTCATTGCTGTTAATTAAATCAGGCTTAGATTTGTGGCAACCTGCGGAACATACTGGTACTTTTCGCGGTAATCAATTGGCTTTTGTGGGAGCAAGAGCAGCTTTAGAATATTATTGGCAAAATGATAACTTGTCAAAAGAAATTAAACTTAAAGAGACTTTTTTACGCACTTTTTTGACAGAAGAAATTGGCTCGATTAGCGATCGCATCTCTATTCGAGGCATTGGCGCGATCTGGGGCATAGATTTAGCTAATTTTGGTGGCGCGAGTTTGGCGAAGGAAATTACTTCTTTGTGTTTTGAGTCGGGATTGATTGTAGAACGGGTTGGCAGAAACGACACGGTAATTAAAATTTTACCGCCTTTAAATATTGAAATGGCTACTTTACAGAAAGGTTGTTCGATTTTGCAACAGGCTTTTACTAAATGTTTAGTATCACCTGTTTTGTAACTACAAGGTGAAGTACATATCTGGGTAAAAAAACGATTTTAATTTTTAGATAATTCAATGCAAACTTTAATAAAAGAAATAAAAACGAAACCGCTACAAAATTATTTAACTAATAAAACTTATTGGTTAAACCAGCTAACAGGAGAATTACCTGAAACAAACATTCTTATCGATTGTTTAAGACCTGAAGTTTATCGAGGCAAGAATAAAGAAATCTCTTTTAACTTGTCGGCTGAACTATCACAGGCTGTTATTAAATTAACCAACGGTTCTTCTTTATCAATTTATTTGTGTTTGTTGACAGCATTTAATGTTTTGCTGCATAAGTATACTAACAGCAACGATTTAATTGTAGGGATACCTAGTTATCGATCGCCTTCTAATACCTCTGATGTTTTACCTTTACGAATTGATGTAGATGATCGATTTAGTTTTAAAGAGTTTCTATTGCAGGTTAAAGAAAATGTAATTAGTGCTTATACCCATCAAGATTATGCTTTTGAGGAATTATTGGATTTATTAGCCATACCCCAAGCACAAAATCGCTGTTCACTTTACGATATTGTAGTTCTGTTAGAAAATATTCACGATCGCAATTGTGTAGCTAATCTCAACAACGATCTAACAGTTTCTTTCTCAGTACATAATTCTGTAATAGAAGGAAAAATAATCTATAGTCAAGCTTTGTTTAAATATGAAGCGATCGCGACGCTAGTTAGACATTATCTGAATGTTATCGAGACGGTTGTTAAGAATATAAATACGGAAATTTCTAGTATAGTTTTATTCAAAGACGGAGAACGAGATTTATTACTGAGAGGTTTTAACGATAATGCTAAAATCTATCCAGTAGATAGAACAATTCACGATCTGTTTGCCGAACAAGCAAAGCGGACTCCAAACGATCTTGCTGTTGTTTATAACCAAGAACAACTAACTTATCAACAATTAAGCGATCGCGTTAGTAAATTAGCTGCATTTTTACATAGCTTGGGAGTCGAACGAGGCGATCTTGTCGGTATCTATCAAACACGCAATATTAATTTTTTAATTTCCATCCTGTCTATTTTAAAAGCAGGAGGTGCTTATGTTCCTTTAGATTGTACCTATCCACGCGATCGCCTCAAATATATGCTGATTAATAGTGAAGTAAAAATTCTTTTAACCCAATTTTCACTATTAGATTTGTTTGCAGACGGTTTAGAAGATTATCGGCATTTGCAGCATATTATTTGTTTGGATACTAATAATTTAGCAGACACAGAAATAAAGGGAATTAATTTATATTCGACAGAAGATATCGATCGCTGTGAAACAAAAAATACAGAAAATGTAGCAACGGGAAAAGATAAAGCCTACACGATCTATACTTCTGGTTCAACAGGATTACCCAAAGGTGCAATTATCAGACATGATGGGGCGATTAATCATATCTACGCCCAATTCGATGCCTTGGAGTTACAGCCAGGATTTAGTTTTCTCCAAAGTGCGCCAGCGTCTTCTGATATTTCCGTATGGCAATTCCTCGCACCTATTTTGTTTGGTGGTAAAACGGTTATTGCCGATAAGGAAACTATATGTAATCCCGATAGGTTATTTGAGTTAATCAAACAAGAAAAGCTAACTCTAGTGGAACTCGTTCCTGTAGTTCTCAGCAGTTTACTCGATTACGTTTCTCAATTATCATCCCAGGAAAGATTTTTACCCAATCTTCAGTGCATGATGATTACGGGGGAATATGTAGCGGTGGAATTGGTCAACCGTTGGTTGAGTCTGTATCCTGAAATTAAGGTAGCCAATGCTTATGGACCAACAGAAGCCTCAGATGATATCACTCAATATATCATTAACGAGCCTTTGGCAGCGAATCAAAAAACCGTTCCCATAGGTAAACCTTTAGCTAACAACAGTATTTACATTGTTAATTCTCAGATGCAGTTACAGCCTATTGGCATACCTGGGGAGATTTGTGTATCTGGTATTGGTGTGGGAGATGGTTATTGGCGCAATGAAACCAAAACAAAGGAATGTTTCGTCCCCAACCCATTTGCTGTAAGGGCGAACGGCGGTTCGCCCCTACTATACCGAACAGGCGATCTAGGCAAATGGCTACCAGATGGCAATATTGAATTTTTAGGACGCATCGACCATCAGGTGAAAATTCGCGGATTTCGTATTGAATTAGGGGAAATTGAGACAGTATTGAGTCAACATCCAACGGTGTCGTCTGCTGTAGTAATCTTGCGGGAAGATACACCAGAAGATAAGCGTTTGGTTGCTTATGTTGTTCCTCATAAAGATAATGACACCGACGAACTACCTACTATTCTGCGAAATTTCCTCAAAGCCAAACTCCCAGAATATGCCATCCCTTCAAATTTTATTTTCTTAGATGCTTTACCCCTAACTCCTAGTGGCAAAGTAGATCGACAGGGTTTACCCGCGCCAGAGATAAATCGAGACAACCAAGAGAAATCAGATATTTTACCTCGCACTCCAGTAGAAGAAGTCATTGCAGGGGTTTGGAGTCAGGTATTAAAAACAGACTGCGTAAGCATCAACGATCATTTCTTCGATCGCGGGGGACATTCTTTATTAGCTACTCAGCTTATTTCACGGTTGCGTCAGATTTTCCAGATCGAGTTACCCCTACGCTATGTTTTTGAGTTTCCTACCATAGCAGAATTAGCTAAAGGGGTAGAGTCGATGAAGCAATCTCAAAACGTTTTAGAAATTCCGCCTCTAGTACCCGTTTCTAGAGACGATAACTTACCCCTTACTTATGCCCAAGAAGGATTGTGGTTTATCCAGCAGTTGAATCCCGATCTTCCTATTTATAATAGTCCTGCTGCGGTACGGTTGACTGGTTCGTTAAACATTCCCGCTTTTGAAAAAAGTCTCAATGAAATTCTGCGACGACATGAAGCTTTACGCACTAGGTTTACTCTCGTAGAAGGAAAGCCAGTACAGGTTATTGTCCCCAATCTAACCTTAAAAATTCCTGTAGTCAGTTTAGAGGATTTACCAGAGGCAGAAAGAGAAGAGGAATTTCTGCGACTGGCAGATAAAGAAGCCAAGTTACCCTTTGACTTAGCCAAACCACCTCTACTAAGAGTAACCCTACTAAAATTAAGTGCTACCGACTATGTAGCCTTATTTACCATGCACCATATCGCTACTGATGGTTGGTCGATCGCAATTTTAATTCAAGAATTATCTACTCTTTACGAGGCTTTCTCTACCGAAACCCCGTCACCCTTACCAGAATTAACAATTCAATATGCCGATTTTGCCCACTGGCAACGTCAATGGTTACAGGGAGAAGTATTAGCAGAAAAGTTAGACTACTGGCAGCAACAACTAGCAGGTATTCCTACCAGCTTAAATTTAGAGAAATTAGCGGTAAATAAACCCAAAACAAAACAAAATAGAGAATGTGCTGTCCGATCTTTCTTATTACCTCCCGAACTATCGACAAAAATTAAGGCTTTAAGTTCTCAAGAAGGTGTCACTCTGTTTATGACACTGCTAGCGAGTTTCCAAACCCTCCTGTATCGCTATACAAACCAGGAAGATATTATAGTGGGAACAGATGTTGCCAATCGCGATCGCCCCGAACTAGAAGCAATTGTGGGTTTCTTCGTCAATCTTTTATTATTACGAGGAGATTTATCGGGAAATCCTACTTTTAGAGAATTATTAGAACGAGTGCGAGAAACCACTTTAGCAGCATACGATCGCGCCGATGTACCTTTTGCCAAATTAGTCGAAGCTTTACGCCCAGATCGTACAAGTAGCGTTACACCTCTATTTCAAGTTTTATTCGTTTTGCAAAATGTTCCCATGCCAGCCTTTGAGTTATCTGGTTTGCAAGTCGAGGTGATGGAATTGAATACGGGTTTGGCGAGATTTGACTTGGCTTTATTTATGGAAGAAACGGCAGCAGGTATTAAAGGTACTTGGAAATACCGCAGCGATTTATTTACACCAGATGCGATCGCCCGTATTACCGATAATCTACAAACCTTATTGTGCGGTATTACCGATAACCCCGATACACCTATAGATACTTTAAAAATGCTGAGTGAATCGCAGAAACAAGAGCAAGTTACTACTAAAAAAGCTAAATTCAATAAATTCAAACGAATTAAGCCCAAAGCGGTTACTATTGCCCAACAGGAATTAATTACCACCAGTTATTTACAACCCAAACAGCATCTTCCTTTAGTCATTCAACCCAATAACAATGACATAGACTTAGCAGACTGGGCGTGTAACCACAGAGAATATTTAGAAAATAACTTACTCCAACACGGTGCAATTCTGTTTCGCGGTTTTCAAACCGATACAGTAAGCAAGTTTGAACGAGTAGCCAGTGCGATATGTCCCCAACTCTTTGCTAACTACGGCGACTTACCTAGAGAAGGGAAAAGCGAAAAAGTCTATAAATCTACACCCTATCCCAGCGATCGCGCTATTTTGTTTCATAACGAAAGTTCTCACCTACACCAATATCCCCTCAAAATTTGGTTTTTTTGCGTCCAACCAGCCCAACAAGGAGGAGAAACCCCAATTGTAGACTGCCACCGAGTTTATCAACTCCTAAATCCCAAACTGCGATCGCACTTAGAAAACCAACAATTAATGTACGTCCGCAACTACATTGAAGGTTTAGATGTCAGTTGGCAAGACTTCTTTCATACCAGCGATAAAAACTTAGTGGAACAATACTGTAGGGAGTCGGAAACCGAGTTTGAATGGTTGCCCAATAACGGCTTACGCACCCGTAAAGTACGCCCCGCTATTTCTCCTCATCCCAAAACAGGAAAATCTCTTTTCTTCAATCAAGTACAACTACACCATATTTCCTACCTAGAACCAGAAGTTAGAAATTCTCTCCTTTCAACCTTTGGCGAAGCTAATCTACCCCGTAACGTTTACTACAGCGACGGTGCGTCCATCGAAGACTCAGTAATGGCAGAAATTAACGCAGCCTACCAACAAGCCCAAGTTAGCTTTCCCTGGCAACAAGGAGACATTTTAATGCTAGACAATATGCGCGTTGCCCATGCCCGCAACTCCTATACAGGCGATCGCAAAATTGCTGTGGCAATGGGGGAAATGAACATTACTGAAACAAATTGAACTCAATACATATTTTGTAAGGGTGTTTCGCGAAACGCCCCTCCTTTACTTAATCTATCGCTACAAAATTCAAATCTATAAATGCAAAATTTAACATTGGAAGGTTTTTGGCTTTCGCCCCAACAAAAACATCTTTGGTCGTTACAACCCAATAGTTCGGCATATCGTGCCCAATGTGCCGTTAATCTTGAAGGTGAACTAGACGTAGAAATTTTACAACAAGCTATAAAACAAATCGTCAACCGCCATGAAATTCTTCGCACGCGGTTTGTTCGGCAACCTGGAATGATAATGCCAATGCAGGTTATTGAAACTGTTAGTAACTTTTCTTGGCAGACGTTAGATCTAAAAGATTTAACTTCCCAGCAACAGCAATTAGAAATAGATAAATTATTCCAAACAGAAAGAAACTATACTTACGATTGGGAAAAAGATGCTTTACTGCGCTTATCTTTACTTATTCTGTCGCCTCAGAATCATACACTTTTAATTACTCTGCCATCTTTGTGTTGCGATCGCACTTCTCTAAAAAATTTAGTTAAAGAAATTAGTTATATCTATAGTAGCCCCCTAAATCCCCTGCCCCCCTATAATCCCCCCAACTTTGAGGGGATGGGGGACTTGGAAAATGAAAATGATTCCCCCCAGAATTGGGGGGCTAGGGGGGCAACAGATGAAGAACCAACACAATATCTTCAATTTTCTGAATGGCACAACGAATTACTAACAGAAGAGGATGTAGAAGAAGGACAAGCTTACTGGCAACAATTAGATTCACCAAAAACCGCAACCCTTCCTTTTGAAAAGCGATCTAGTGAAATTAACTTTCAATCGGATGTTTATTCCGTACAATTCGATCCAACAATAGTAAATAAATTGGAATGTGTAGCCAGTCTACATAACACCACAATAGAGAAATTATTATTAACCTACTGGCAAATATTTCTCTGGCGACTTACGGGACAGTCAGAAATTACCGTAGAGACTATTTTTGATGGTAGAAGCTATGAAGAATTAGAAGAAACTTTAGGATTATTAGCCAAATGGTTGCCCGTCTGCTGTTCGTTTAAAAACGAAGCTAAATTTAGTGAAATATTAGACCAAACTAGCCAAAATTTAGAAAATCATCACCAATGGCAAGAATATTATCTCTGGCAAGAGAATACAGATTCTAATAACAGAATTGCCTTTGAGTATGTAGATTTGTCAGATAAATATAGTGCAGATGGAGTTAGTTTTATAAGCGATCGCCAGTATGTTTGTTTTGAACCATTTAAACTCAAACTAACTTGTATACGTAAAGCAGAATCTTTAATCGCCGAGTTTCACTACGATCGCGATCTTATCGATTTAGAAGATATTAAATATTGGGGCAATTTATTTCAAAATTTAGTAGCGAGTGCGGTTAATAATCCAGAAGCTAAAGTTAGCGAATTGGAGATTTTAAATACAAGCGATCGCCACAAGTTACTGGTTGAATACAATCAAAATCAAGCAGATCATCCTTTAGATAAATGTATTCACCAACTGTTTGAAGAACAGGTAGTAAAAACTCCTAATAATATTGCCGTTGTTTTTGAAGACGAACAATTAACTTATGCCGAATTAAATCATCGTGCTAACCAACTGGCGCATTATCTACAACGTCTGGAAGTAAAATCAGAAGTCTTGGTAGGAATTTGTCTAGAGCGATCGCTTGAGAATATTATTAGTTTATTAGCCATTATCAAAGCTGGTGGGGCGTATTTACCCTTAGATCCAGCTTTGCCTCCTGCTGCTGTAGCTTTACGTCTACAAGATGCCCAAGCTAAAGTTTTACTAACCCAACAAAAATTAAGCCAAAACTTGCGCGAATTAGACAGCAAAATAGTTTGCTTGGATAGTAACAAAGAGATAATTGCCAGAGAAAGCAAAGAAAACCCCGATTCTGAAGTAAAACCCGAAAATTTAATCTATGTAATTTATACTTCTGGTTCGACGGGTAAACCTAAAGGAGTTGCGATAGAACATCGACAACTACTTAATTACTTCTATGCCATTCAACCCAGACTAAATATACCTGCCGGAAGTAACTACGCCCTAGTTTCAACTTTTTCAGCCGACTTAGGCAACACGGTTATTTTTCCTTCCCTGTGTACTGGTGGCTGTTTGCATATCATCCCTTCCGAAACCGCCTCCGATCCCCAAGCCTTATCGGCATATTGCGATCGCCATTCAATTGACTGTCTTAAAATCGTTCCTTCCCACTTAAACGCCTTGCTCACAGCCGAACAACCAGCCAAAATATTACCCCGACAGCGATTAATCTTAGGGGGAGAAGTCGCCAGTTGGGATTTAATCGATCGCCTTCGAGAATTAGCCCCAGAATGTAAGATTCTCAATCATTATGGTCCTACAGAAGCCACCATCGGCGTAACTACTTTTGAAGTAGACATCAAAGCAAAAAACAAATCTGCAACAGTTCCCATTGGTAAAGCGATCGCTAATACCCAAATTTATCTCCTCGACTCCCAAGGGCAACCCGTACCCATCGGCGTACCAGGAGAATTACACATCGGCGGTACGGGATTAGCACGGGGTTATTTAAACCAGCCACAATTAACCGCAGAAAAATTTA
The nucleotide sequence above comes from Myxosarcina sp. GI1. Encoded proteins:
- a CDS encoding condensation domain-containing protein, with the protein product MKTENIQDIYELSPIQQGILFHCIYAPESGFYFVQKIFTLRGKLNFDAFDRAWQEVVARHTSLRTGFYWEDINKPLQVVYQRVQVPIGQEDWRGLTVEEQERKFESFLQRDRDLGFDLAQECLMRITLFRLDEDTYKFVWTSHFINMDGWSVALVLSEFVQLYEAFCQQREASLTSGSAFKNYITWLQKQDFEEAESFWRERLRGLKAPTPLSNLYTKQSSNKEQKYDQQRRLLSETTTTALKSLTRRHQLTLNTLMQATWALLLSRYTGEKKVVYGYTTAGRPVELSDVELMVGMTINSLPVWVEVDERQKLLTWSQQLQKQLVEMRQYEYSPLVDIQGWTELPRDVPLFESLVVFEKVPMLSTFQVSQGELEIEMTDILYKTNYPLNIVIYPFAQLTIEISYDCSRFDAVTIEGILQHLEILLQGIVNNPQARLQDLSLLTPSEREFTRILEREATFNFDVVPL
- the ectB gene encoding diaminobutyrate--2-oxoglutarate transaminase translates to MNVFEQWESNVRSYCRSFPATFHRAKSSIIYSNDGREYIDFLAGAGALNYGHNNEKIKQEVMSYLNSDTIIHGLDLHTSAKEKFLTKLSETILKPKNLDYRVQFCGPTGTNAVEAALKLARKIKQRTGIFSFMGAFHGMTSGSLAVTGNTTIKEGIWGTSNNVTFMPYPYGFMATFDTIDYIDSVLNDVNSGIEKPAAIIFETVQAEGGIIVASVEWLQRLRELCDRHDILLICDDIQVGCGRTGSFFSFERANIVPDLVVLSKSISGYGFPMSLLLIKSGLDLWQPAEHTGTFRGNQLAFVGARAALEYYWQNDNLSKEIKLKETFLRTFLTEEIGSISDRISIRGIGAIWGIDLANFGGASLAKEITSLCFESGLIVERVGRNDTVIKILPPLNIEMATLQKGCSILQQAFTKCLVSPVL
- a CDS encoding non-ribosomal peptide synthetase; this translates as MQTLIKEIKTKPLQNYLTNKTYWLNQLTGELPETNILIDCLRPEVYRGKNKEISFNLSAELSQAVIKLTNGSSLSIYLCLLTAFNVLLHKYTNSNDLIVGIPSYRSPSNTSDVLPLRIDVDDRFSFKEFLLQVKENVISAYTHQDYAFEELLDLLAIPQAQNRCSLYDIVVLLENIHDRNCVANLNNDLTVSFSVHNSVIEGKIIYSQALFKYEAIATLVRHYLNVIETVVKNINTEISSIVLFKDGERDLLLRGFNDNAKIYPVDRTIHDLFAEQAKRTPNDLAVVYNQEQLTYQQLSDRVSKLAAFLHSLGVERGDLVGIYQTRNINFLISILSILKAGGAYVPLDCTYPRDRLKYMLINSEVKILLTQFSLLDLFADGLEDYRHLQHIICLDTNNLADTEIKGINLYSTEDIDRCETKNTENVATGKDKAYTIYTSGSTGLPKGAIIRHDGAINHIYAQFDALELQPGFSFLQSAPASSDISVWQFLAPILFGGKTVIADKETICNPDRLFELIKQEKLTLVELVPVVLSSLLDYVSQLSSQERFLPNLQCMMITGEYVAVELVNRWLSLYPEIKVANAYGPTEASDDITQYIINEPLAANQKTVPIGKPLANNSIYIVNSQMQLQPIGIPGEICVSGIGVGDGYWRNETKTKECFVPNPFAVRANGGSPLLYRTGDLGKWLPDGNIEFLGRIDHQVKIRGFRIELGEIETVLSQHPTVSSAVVILREDTPEDKRLVAYVVPHKDNDTDELPTILRNFLKAKLPEYAIPSNFIFLDALPLTPSGKVDRQGLPAPEINRDNQEKSDILPRTPVEEVIAGVWSQVLKTDCVSINDHFFDRGGHSLLATQLISRLRQIFQIELPLRYVFEFPTIAELAKGVESMKQSQNVLEIPPLVPVSRDDNLPLTYAQEGLWFIQQLNPDLPIYNSPAAVRLTGSLNIPAFEKSLNEILRRHEALRTRFTLVEGKPVQVIVPNLTLKIPVVSLEDLPEAEREEEFLRLADKEAKLPFDLAKPPLLRVTLLKLSATDYVALFTMHHIATDGWSIAILIQELSTLYEAFSTETPSPLPELTIQYADFAHWQRQWLQGEVLAEKLDYWQQQLAGIPTSLNLEKLAVNKPKTKQNRECAVRSFLLPPELSTKIKALSSQEGVTLFMTLLASFQTLLYRYTNQEDIIVGTDVANRDRPELEAIVGFFVNLLLLRGDLSGNPTFRELLERVRETTLAAYDRADVPFAKLVEALRPDRTSSVTPLFQVLFVLQNVPMPAFELSGLQVEVMELNTGLARFDLALFMEETAAGIKGTWKYRSDLFTPDAIARITDNLQTLLCGITDNPDTPIDTLKMLSESQKQEQVTTKKAKFNKFKRIKPKAVTIAQQELITTSYLQPKQHLPLVIQPNNNDIDLADWACNHREYLENNLLQHGAILFRGFQTDTVSKFERVASAICPQLFANYGDLPREGKSEKVYKSTPYPSDRAILFHNESSHLHQYPLKIWFFCVQPAQQGGETPIVDCHRVYQLLNPKLRSHLENQQLMYVRNYIEGLDVSWQDFFHTSDKNLVEQYCRESETEFEWLPNNGLRTRKVRPAISPHPKTGKSLFFNQVQLHHISYLEPEVRNSLLSTFGEANLPRNVYYSDGASIEDSVMAEINAAYQQAQVSFPWQQGDILMLDNMRVAHARNSYTGDRKIAVAMGEMNITETN
- a CDS encoding non-ribosomal peptide synthetase, which translates into the protein MQNLTLEGFWLSPQQKHLWSLQPNSSAYRAQCAVNLEGELDVEILQQAIKQIVNRHEILRTRFVRQPGMIMPMQVIETVSNFSWQTLDLKDLTSQQQQLEIDKLFQTERNYTYDWEKDALLRLSLLILSPQNHTLLITLPSLCCDRTSLKNLVKEISYIYSSPLNPLPPYNPPNFEGMGDLENENDSPQNWGARGATDEEPTQYLQFSEWHNELLTEEDVEEGQAYWQQLDSPKTATLPFEKRSSEINFQSDVYSVQFDPTIVNKLECVASLHNTTIEKLLLTYWQIFLWRLTGQSEITVETIFDGRSYEELEETLGLLAKWLPVCCSFKNEAKFSEILDQTSQNLENHHQWQEYYLWQENTDSNNRIAFEYVDLSDKYSADGVSFISDRQYVCFEPFKLKLTCIRKAESLIAEFHYDRDLIDLEDIKYWGNLFQNLVASAVNNPEAKVSELEILNTSDRHKLLVEYNQNQADHPLDKCIHQLFEEQVVKTPNNIAVVFEDEQLTYAELNHRANQLAHYLQRLEVKSEVLVGICLERSLENIISLLAIIKAGGAYLPLDPALPPAAVALRLQDAQAKVLLTQQKLSQNLRELDSKIVCLDSNKEIIARESKENPDSEVKPENLIYVIYTSGSTGKPKGVAIEHRQLLNYFYAIQPRLNIPAGSNYALVSTFSADLGNTVIFPSLCTGGCLHIIPSETASDPQALSAYCDRHSIDCLKIVPSHLNALLTAEQPAKILPRQRLILGGEVASWDLIDRLRELAPECKILNHYGPTEATIGVTTFEVDIKAKNKSATVPIGKAIANTQIYLLDSQGQPVPIGVPGELHIGGTGLARGYLNQPQLTAEKFIPNPHVVGAIRESSLLYKTGDRARYLPDGNIEFLGRTDNQVKIRGFRVELGEIEAVLSQHPDIEQAVVTVSEDRRLVAHVVPKQLKTLNSKNLRNFALNKLPEYATPSTFVFLKTLPLTPNGKIDRQALPASDSILPELEAVYTPPRTPIEAELAEIWQELLNLERVGINDNFFELGGHSLLITQLLARIRDTFKIEISLQSLFKLPTVANIAQKIAGKQDNAANSIDLQAEAVLDPTIHPNGLVYSRDIKPTAIFLTGATGFLGAFLLYELLQQTQADIYCLVRSPDLESGKQKLQNNLASYLLWKAGFNNRIIPVIGDLSQPLLGLSQSKFQQLATQIDDIYHNGALVNFTYPYQTLKKPNVLGTQEVLRLASQVKLKPVHFISTTSFVYPAKEGIGEDSNLRIIREEDSIDNALMPTDGYAQSKWVAEKLVTIARDRGMPIFIYRPGRISGHSKTGACNSNDHTYRIIKGCIQLGSIPDLNIEWNLSPCDYVSKAIVYLSQQSESLGKAFYLRNPQPFNLKAMAQYLDFLGYPVKLVDYEQWRSRLNNNSTNNALYPLISTFTNPEKSPVPKQKYDCSNAIALLADSDINCPQINRELFGIYISYLVKTGVLNPVNT